CCGCGTACGACCACCTGGTGCTGGCCCAGCTCTGGGGCGCGATGCCGGCGCTGCCCCGGGAGATCCCCCGGTTCACCAAGGAGCTGCGCCAGCTCTGGGACGACCGGGGCCGCCCGAAGCTGCCGGACGCCGAGGCGGACCGGCACGACGCCCTGGTCGACGCCCGGCACAACCTGGCCCGGTGGCGGGCGATGAGCCGCCGGTAATCTGTCCGGAGGTCGAGTCCCGCAGGTTTGACCGATTCTGTCCCGGGCACGGTTCGACATCGAGCCGATGCGAGGGAGTGTCGCCATGAGCAAGGAGCCGACCACCGCCGAGGAGTCCCGGGGGCGGGTCACCGAGCTGATCAGGGACGCCCGGATCTGCCTGCTGACCACGACCGCCGTGGACGGCCGGCTGGTCAGCCGGCCGATGGGCCTGCAGGCCGCGGAGTTCGACGGCGATCTGTGGTTCTTCGCCTACGCCAGCTCTGCAAAGGTCCGCCAGATCCGGGTGAACCCACAGGTCAACGTCGGTTTCTCCGACCAGCGCCAGCACGCCTGGGTCTCCGTCGCGGGCACCGCGCAGGAGGGCTGGGACCGGGCCCGCGCCGAGGAGTTGTGGAACCCGCTGCTCAAGACCTGGTTCCCGGACGGGCTGGACACCCCGGGCATCACGCTGATCAAGGTGCACGCCAGCTCGGCCGAGTACTGGGACTCGCCCGGCAGCACCGTGGTGAACCTGCTCGGCTTCGCCAAGGCAACGGTGACCGGGCAGCCGCCGGAGGCGGGGCAGAACCACGCGGTCAGCTACTGACGGGTAGCCGGCCGAGCGGGCGGGGCCGGCCGGGGCGCGGTGTCGGCGTACCCCCACGGCGACTACAGTTCGCACTGACGGCCCGCCCCGGGCCGGCAACGGCGCCGATGGTCTGATCTGACGCATATCCTGGGGCTTATCCGGGCTTCACCTGATGCTCCAGGAGGATGAGCAGATCATGCGTATCGGCGTGCTCACCGGCGGCGGCGACTGCCCAGGTCTCAACGCGGTCATTCGGGCGGTGGTCCGCAAGGGCGTCGCCACCTACGGTCACGAGTTCGTGGGCTTTCAGGACGGCTGGAAGGGCCCGCTGGAGGGACTGTCCAGGCCACTCGGCATCGCGGAGGTCCGCGGCATCCTGCCGCGCGGCGGCACCATC
The window above is part of the Micromonospora inositola genome. Proteins encoded here:
- a CDS encoding pyridoxamine 5'-phosphate oxidase family protein — translated: MSKEPTTAEESRGRVTELIRDARICLLTTTAVDGRLVSRPMGLQAAEFDGDLWFFAYASSAKVRQIRVNPQVNVGFSDQRQHAWVSVAGTAQEGWDRARAEELWNPLLKTWFPDGLDTPGITLIKVHASSAEYWDSPGSTVVNLLGFAKATVTGQPPEAGQNHAVSY